A genomic stretch from Coregonus clupeaformis isolate EN_2021a chromosome 23, ASM2061545v1, whole genome shotgun sequence includes:
- the LOC121536563 gene encoding lysosome-associated membrane glycoprotein 1 encodes MTQQHSRKQPLSVAFIALLAVTLHQSFAATDAPPTAAAPQTTSPPPAPPALPERGNYTVTNGNGTACLMALMGLQLNVSFSSAAFNKTVLDVVNLQPNMTKSSGSCDSDSATLLLKADEERINLTLIFSLNATSSKYHLSGVTLSAAWPDMSEPFSASNSSLDYLRGTLGRSYMCREEQTLAVTVNFSLNTFQLQVQPFGLTGYQFGAAEECQLDEDDMLIPIIVGAALAGLVLVVLVAYLIGRKRSHAGYQTI; translated from the exons CGGTCACGTTGCATCAGAGCTTTGCTGCCACTGATGCCCCGCCCACGGCTGCTGCCCCTCAAACCACGTCTCCGCCTCCTGCACCCCCGGCCCTGCCCGAGAGGGGCAACTACACTGTAACCAACGGCAATGGGACCGCCTGTCTGATGGCCCTCATGGGACTGCAGCTCAACGTCAGCTTCAGCTCTGCCGCTTTCAATAAG ACTGTGCTGGACGTGGTGAACCTGCAGCCCAACATGACTAAGAGCTCAGGGTCATGTGACTCGGACAGCGCCACCCTGCTGCTGAAGGCTGACGAGGAGAGAATCAACCTCACCCTCATCTTCTCCCTG AATGCCACGTCCAGTAAGTACCACCTCAGTGGAGTGACCCTGTCGGCAGCCTGGCCGGACATGAGTG AGCCCTTCTCAGCCAGTAACAGTAGTCTGGACTACCTGCGTGGTACCCTGGGGCGGAGCTACATGTGTCGTGAGGAGCAGACTCTGGCTGTGACTGTGAACTTCTCTCTCAACACCTTCCAGCTGCAGGTGCAGCCCTTTGGCCTCACCGGGTACCAGTTTGGAGCAG CGGAGGAGTGTCAGCTGGATGAGGATGACATGTTGATCCCCATCATCGTGGGCGCTGCGCTGGCCGGACTTGTCCTCGTCGTCCTCGTGGCCTACCTCATCGGCAGGAAGAGGAGCCACGCCGGCTACCAGACCATCTAA